The sequence CCCGGGGCTACAGCTACAAGGAGGTGGCCCAGAGCCTCCACCTCTCGGCCCGGACCGTCGAGACCCACGTCTCCTCGGTGCTGCGCAAGCTGCAGCTGAGCAGCCGCCACGAGCTCGCCCGCTGGGCCAGCGACCGCCGCCTGGTCTGATCAGGCGCCGAGGTAGCTCACCGGGAACCCGCCCCCGCCCGCCGACGC is a genomic window of Candidatus Dormiibacterota bacterium containing:
- a CDS encoding LuxR C-terminal-related transcriptional regulator, whose translation is RGYSYKEVAQSLHLSARTVETHVSSVLRKLQLSSRHELARWASDRRLV